In one window of uncultured Desulfovibrio sp. DNA:
- the plsX gene encoding phosphate acyltransferase PlsX, with the protein MNERPIIAVDAMGGDFGPSVVVPGAIEAARLYDLHVQLVGDTPKLEAELEKLDLTNVHFDIVQADDVVHMNEKPSDILRRKKNASIQVACRQVKDGAADAVVSAGHSGATVACGMFIMGRLPGVERPALATLLPTEKNPVVVLDVGANVDCRPYHLFQFGLMGDAFARDLLGYASPRVSILSIGEEEGKGNSQVKEAYDLLKMAQNLNFAGNAEGRDIFIGNIDVVVCDGFVGNVVVKMSEGLATSLVRMLKKVFTSGVLPAIGGMLAKGAFKRFARTIDYAEYGGAPLLGLQGLAIVCHGRSSAKAMTNAIKMSGTFVRKGTNSRLGETILANEELTRFSRAI; encoded by the coding sequence ATGAACGAGCGCCCCATCATTGCCGTGGACGCCATGGGCGGGGACTTTGGCCCCTCTGTGGTTGTGCCGGGAGCTATAGAAGCTGCAAGGCTTTATGATCTGCATGTCCAGCTTGTGGGCGACACCCCCAAGCTGGAGGCCGAGCTCGAAAAGCTCGATCTTACCAATGTGCATTTCGACATAGTTCAGGCCGATGATGTGGTGCATATGAATGAAAAGCCTTCGGACATTCTGCGCCGCAAGAAAAACGCGTCCATCCAGGTGGCCTGCCGTCAGGTCAAGGATGGCGCGGCGGATGCTGTTGTCAGCGCCGGGCATTCCGGCGCTACGGTGGCTTGCGGCATGTTCATCATGGGGCGTTTGCCCGGGGTGGAGCGTCCTGCTCTTGCCACCTTGCTGCCCACGGAAAAAAATCCCGTGGTCGTGCTTGATGTGGGAGCAAATGTGGATTGCCGCCCCTATCATCTGTTCCAGTTTGGCCTCATGGGCGATGCGTTTGCCCGGGACCTGCTGGGCTATGCCTCCCCGCGTGTGAGCATCCTCAGCATTGGCGAAGAAGAGGGCAAGGGCAACAGTCAGGTCAAGGAAGCCTACGACCTGCTTAAAATGGCCCAGAACCTCAACTTCGCGGGCAATGCAGAAGGGCGCGACATCTTTATCGGCAATATCGACGTAGTTGTCTGCGATGGTTTTGTCGGTAACGTGGTCGTTAAGATGAGCGAGGGGCTGGCGACCTCTCTGGTGCGCATGCTCAAGAAGGTGTTTACGTCCGGCGTGTTGCCCGCTATTGGCGGCATGCTGGCCAAAGGTGCTTTCAAACGCTTTGCCCGCACCATTGACTATGCAGAATACGGCGGCGCTCCCCTGCTGGGCCTTCAGGGCCTGGCCATTGTCTGTCACGGGCGCTCCAGCGCCAAGGCCATGACAAACGCCATCAAGATGAGCGGGACCTTTGTGCGCAAGGGAACCAACAGTCGCCTCGGTGAAACCATTCTTGCCAACGAGGAACTCACACGTTTCTCCCGCGCTATATAA
- the rpmF gene encoding 50S ribosomal protein L32: MAVQQNKKSRSRKGMRRSHDRVAVPAVIYCSCGEPTVPHSVCPNCGTYKGRQVIAKSENE, encoded by the coding sequence ATGGCCGTTCAGCAAAACAAGAAATCTCGTTCCCGCAAGGGCATGCGCCGCTCCCATGATCGTGTGGCCGTGCCTGCCGTTATCTACTGCTCCTGCGGCGAACCCACCGTTCCGCACAGCGTGTGCCCCAACTGCGGTACCTACAAAGGCCGCCAGGTGATCGCCAAAAGCGAAAACGAATAA